Proteins encoded by one window of Mercenaria mercenaria strain notata chromosome 4, MADL_Memer_1, whole genome shotgun sequence:
- the LOC123553017 gene encoding uncharacterized protein LOC123553017 has translation MFIRILLVLNFIAGVRGLTPAELQQCTANLACSIDYKDVFQTKLDNATHIVELELEILRHQTNNLILPLEARVNSLEANHSQQTTTTNAVLGKLQNDVNYDRQYLVNLTQGLYILNDEFHRENMIRYQDVHKLVLELNTAKNDIATLQTAVKALLGHNLTANQIVGSLGTASCADKDSEIAQMKNNLTYYMNALTSTNKALENVRALETFLQSQVVQLKANLTKAESVNHIKDNLIVSLQNQLRAAQLNVPTVPPPGTCEDALGMKNGKIADSSITASESQPGYGPEHARLDNGQGWYTPERSSSQDYLQIDTGSMHYITKVATQGAPCCDVMVTNYTLQYSTDGVNWKDYRKDCALQYLTGNRDTVTVVEQKLAEPVLGRFIRFNVKNFKTNGASNYVGMRVELYGCKKN, from the exons atgtttattcGGATTTTACTTGTGTTAAACTTTATTGCTGGAGTTCGAGGTCTGACCCCTGCCGAGTTACAGCAGTGCACGGCAAACCTGGCGTGTAGTATCGACTACAAAGATGTGTTCCAGACTAAGTTAGATAACGCCACTCACATCGTGGAGCTCGAGCTTGAAATACTCAGGCACCAGACCAACAACTTGATTTTACCACTTGAAGCGCGGGTTAATTCGCTTGAAGCTAACCATAGCCAGCAGACGACCACCACAAACGCTGTGTTAGGCAAGTTACAGAATGATGTAAACTACGACAG ACAATACCTGGTCAATCTAACACAGGGGTTGTATATCCTAAATGATGAGTTCCACCGAGAGAACATGATCCGGTACCAAGATGTGCACAAACTCGTTCTTGAGCTCAACACGGCCAAAAACGATATCGCCACCCTTCAGACAGCTGTGAAAGCGTTACTCGGTCACAACTTGACGGCAAATCAAATCGTTGGCTCGCTTGGAACTGCTTCTTGCGCAG acaaggATTCTGAAATAGCACAGATGAAAAACAACCTTACATATTATATGAATGCTTTAACGTCCACAAACAAGGCCTTGGAAAATGTTCGAGCACTAGAAACATTCCTTCAGTCACAG GTAGTTCAACTGAAGGCAAACTTGACCAAAGCAGAATCTGTAAATCATATAAAAGACAACCTTATAGTGAGCCTTCAAAATCAACTAAGGGCTGCACAGCTGAATGTCCCGACAGTACCACCGCCAGGAAC GTGTGAGGATGCATTGGGTATGAAGAATGGTAAGATTGCAGACTCTTCGATAACTGCCAGTGAAAGTCAGCCTGGGTATGGTCCGGAGCACGCGAGACTGGACAACGGTCAAGGCTGGTACACGCCCGAGAGGTCCAGCAGTCAGGATTATCTACAGATAGACACTGGCTCTATGCATTACATTACTAAGGTTGCTACACAG GGTGCTCCATGCTGTGACGTTATGGTGACAAATTACACACTGCAATATTCTACAGATGGTGTCAACTGGAAAGACTATAGAAAAGACTGTGCTTTACAG TATTTGACAGGCAACAGGGACACAGTAACTGTGGTAGAACAGAAACTGGCTGAACCAGTGCTAGGAAGATTTATACGCTTCAATGTGAAAAACTTCAAGACAAATGGGGCCTCGAACTATGTTGGCATGAGGGTGGAATTGTATGGCTGTAAAAAGAACTAA